A window from Phalacrocorax aristotelis chromosome 5, bGulAri2.1, whole genome shotgun sequence encodes these proteins:
- the GMPPA gene encoding mannose-1-phosphate guanylyltransferase regulatory subunit alpha, producing the protein MLLKAVILIGGPQKGTRFRPLSFEVPKPLFPVAGVPMVQHHIEACAKVPGVKEILLMGFYQPHEALSRFLVLAQQEFKIPIRYLQEYAALGTGGGIYHFRDQILSGGAEAFFVLNADVCSEFPLQEMLEFWQQHGDAHSFVILGTTANRTQALNYGCIVANAETQEVQHYVEKPSTFVSEIINCGIYLFTPAIFQHIGEVFQRNQQELVLEESSNGWQRAEVIRLEQDVFTALAGSSKLYVYKTDGFWSQIKSAGSAIYASRLYLNQYSKSHPERLAQNKPGGPVIRGNVYIHPTASIDSTAVLGPNVSIGEGVTVGAGVRVRESIVLHGASLHDHTCVLNTIVGWDSTIGRWARVEGTPSDPNPNDPYAKIDSESLFRDGRLTPSITILGCSVTIPAEVVILNSIVLPHKELSRSYKNQIIL; encoded by the exons ATGCTGCTGAAGGCGGTGATCCTCATCGGGGGCCCTCAGAAGG GGACCCGGTTCCGGCCGCTGTCCTTCGAGGTGCCCAAACCGCTCTTCCCCGTGGCCGGCGTGCCCATGGTGCAGCACCACATCGAGGCCTGCGCCAAG GTACCCGGCGTGAAGGAGATCCTGCTGATGGGCTTCTACCAGCCCCACGAAGCCCTCAGCCGCTTCCTGGTGTTGGCACAGCAGGAGTTCAAGATCCCCATCAG GTATCTCCAGGAGTATGCAGCGCTGGGCACGGGTGGTGGCATCTATCACTTCCGAGACCAGATCCTGTCAGGTGGTGCTGAGGCCTTCTTTGTCCTCAACGCAGACGTGTGCTCAGAGTTCCCCTTGCAGGAGATGCTGGAGTTCTGGCAGCAGCATGGGGATGCGCATAGCTTTGTCATTCTGGGTACCACA GCCAACAGGACGCAGGCACTGAATTACGGCTGTATCGTGGCAAATGCAGAGACGCAGGAG GTCCAGCACTATGTGGAGAAGCCCAGCACGTTTGTCAGTGAGATCATTAACTGTGGCATCTACCTGTTCACACCTGCCATCTTCCAGCACATTGGTGAGGTCTTCCAGAGGAACCAGCAGGAGCTAGTGCT AGAGGAGAGCTCCAATGGCTGGCAGCGTGCAGAAGTGATCCGGCTAGAGCAGGACGTTTTCACAGCACTGGCTGGGAGCAGCAAACTCTATGTCTACAAAACTGATGGATTCTGGAGTCAGATCAAATCAGCAGG ctctgctaTCTATGCCAGCCGCCTTTACCTGAACCAGTACAGCAAAAGCCACCCTGAGAGGCTGGCCCAGAACAAGCCTGGAGGCCCTGTCATCCGAG GGAATGTGTACATCCACCCAACAGCCTCCATCGACAGCACTGCGGTG CTGGGCCCCAATGTCTCCATCGGGGAGGGTGTGACAGTGGGAGCTGGTGTGCGCGTGCGAGAGTCCATTGTCCTGCATGGTGCCTCGCTCCAT GACCACACCTGTGTCCTCAATACTATCGTGGGCTGGGACAGCACCATCGGTCGCTGGGCCCGGGTGGAAGGAACACCCAGTGACCCCAACCCTAATGATCCCTATGCCAAGATTGACAGCGAGAGCCTCTTCCGGGACGGGCGCCTCACGCCATCTATCACAATCCTGG gctgcagtgtcaccatccctgctgAGGTCGTTATTCTCAACTCTATTGTCCTTCCTCACAAGGAGCTGAGCCGCAGCTACAAGAACCAGATTATCCTCTGA
- the LOC142057370 gene encoding rac GTPase-activating protein 1-like isoform X2, with amino-acid sequence MLRQRCGRLLVRLERMLQLLELGGSVEEDYIHIAQCFEATRQRCCRLEQDGRRAREQLARVEAERAALEVKLKHARNQVEVEMKKRHRAEAELEKQERKLQLVFEFLMREPWGSGALSGEQGSILSTLASWRLGAALAPGRRSSVVDESCQSLLSHSDISYDRTEDDVDVDTTVVRTLKRKAQERQRVSLAPQIGPVVVAKRHRSSMVPHNTASVPPVPAPDEVPGPAGSLLPTALVPRRCSRQGHRVSTRAELTMVCGTSEDPGSCAPAQESHTEGGSTGQPVPAPFPSPPQGLPPLQHKFTSKTVIRPGPCGVCGSRLRFGKAAVKCRQCQLLLHPKCREQCPSPCVPRPHHHAWPREGVLADFAPATPPLVPTLVVQCVTEVETRGLTETGLYRVPGAEQLVREWKQRLLRAGGALPALRSVADIHVVCGVLKDFLRGLKEPLVTFSLHPAFLEAADIIDDAACSTALCHVVSKLPPANRDTLAFLMLHLLKVSRSPDCKMDIFNLSRVFGPTLVGHSSANPTPLAIMEDTPRQCKVVARLLSLPPDFWRGIVGTEQENLVPTPAPGGEREPFFCPVASPEPKLGQLSPAGTCCLPSTLQSCVGTAAQPLQGPAPRKVGRFFPSPV; translated from the exons GATGGGCGTCGGGCCCGGGAGCAGCTGGCCCGTGTGGAGGCCGAGCGGGCAGCGCTGGAGGTGAAGCTCAAGCATGCCCGCAACCAGGTGGAGGTGGAGATGAAAAAGCGGCACCGAGCAGAGGCTGAGCTGGAGAAGCAG GAGCGCAAACTTCAGCTGGTCTTTGAGTTCCTGATGCGGGAGCCATGGGGCAGTGGGGCGCTGAGTGgggagcagggctccatccTCAGCACCCTGGCCAGCTGGCGCCTTGGGGCGGCCCTGGCACCAGGCAGGAG GTCATCTGTGGTGGACGAGTCATGTCAGTCCCTCCTGTCCCACTCAGACATCAGCTATGACCGCACTGAGGATGATGTG GATGTTGATACGACGGTGGTGCGGACCCTGAAGCGCAAAGCCCAGGAGAGGCAG CGTGTGTCCCTGGCCCCTCAGATCGGCCCTGTGGTCGTGGCGAAGCGGCACCGGTCTTCCATGGTACCCCACAACACT GCGAGTGTCCCCCCTGTGCCTGCTCCTGATGAGGTCCCAGgccctgctggcagcctcctgcccactgcTTTGGTGCCACGCCGCTGCTCTCGCCAGGGACACCGTGTCTCCACACGTGCAG AGCTGACCATGGTATGTGGCACCAGTGAGGATCCAGGCAGCTGTGCCCCAGCTCAGGAGAGTCACACCGAGGGCGGCTCCACTGGGCAGCCAGTGCCAGCCCCCTTCCCCTCACCTCCACAGGGCCTGCCGCCACTCCAGCACAAGTTCACCTCCAAAACG GTGATCCGCCCTGGGCCGTGTGGTGTCTGTGGCTCCCGCCTTCGCTTTGGGAAAGCTGCTGTCAAGTGCCGCcagtgccagctgctgctgcaccccaAGTGCCGGGAGCAGTGCCCCAGCCCCTGTGTGCCCCGGCCTCACCACCATGCCTGGCCCCGTGAG GGTGTGCTGGCTGACTTCGCCCCTGCCACACCGCCCCTGGTGCCCACACTGGTGGTGCAGTGTGTGACTGAGGTGGAGACACGAGGCTTGACAGAG ACAGGGCTGTACAGGGTGCCAGGTGCAGAGCAGCTGGTGCGGGAGTggaagcagaggctgctgcgGGCTGGAGGTGCACTGCCTGCCCTTAGGAGCGTGGCTGACATCCACGTGGTGTGTGGAGTGCTCAAGGACTTTCTGCGGGGGCTCAAGGAGCCGCTGGTCACCTTCAGCCTCCACCCTGCCTTCTTGGAGGCTGCTG ACATCATCGACgatgctgcctgcagcacagccctgtgccaTGTTGTGAGCAAGCTGCCCCCAGCCAACAGAGACACCCTGGCTTTCCTCATGCTGCACCTCCTCAA AGTGTCACGCAGCCCTGACTGCAAGATGGACATCTTCAACCTGTCCCGTGTGTTTGGTCCCACGCTGGTGGGACACAGCTCTGCCAACCCCACACCGCTCGCCATCATGGAGGACACACCACGGCAGTGCAAG gtgGTGGCTCGGCTCCTCTCACTGCCGCCTGACTTCTGGAGAGGCATTGTTGGGACAGAGCAGGAGAACCTGGTGCCAACACCAGCCCCAGGGGGTGAACGCG AGCCGTTCTTCTGTCCCGTTGCCTCCCCAGAACCGAAGTTGGGCCAGCTGAGCCCAGCTGGcacctgctgcctccccagcaccctgcagagcTGCGTGGGCACGGCTGCCCAGCCCCT GCAGGGGCCAGCCCCAAGAAAGGTGGGTCggttcttcccttctccagtgTAG
- the LOC142057370 gene encoding rac GTPase-activating protein 1-like isoform X1, with product MLRQRCGRLLVRLERMLQLLELGGSVEEDYIHIAQCFEATRQRCCRLEQDGRRAREQLARVEAERAALEVKLKHARNQVEVEMKKRHRAEAELEKQERKLQLVFEFLMREPWGSGALSGEQGSILSTLASWRLGAALAPGRRSSVVDESCQSLLSHSDISYDRTEDDVDVDTTVVRTLKRKAQERQRVSLAPQIGPVVVAKRHRSSMVPHNTQASVPPVPAPDEVPGPAGSLLPTALVPRRCSRQGHRVSTRAELTMVCGTSEDPGSCAPAQESHTEGGSTGQPVPAPFPSPPQGLPPLQHKFTSKTVIRPGPCGVCGSRLRFGKAAVKCRQCQLLLHPKCREQCPSPCVPRPHHHAWPREGVLADFAPATPPLVPTLVVQCVTEVETRGLTETGLYRVPGAEQLVREWKQRLLRAGGALPALRSVADIHVVCGVLKDFLRGLKEPLVTFSLHPAFLEAADIIDDAACSTALCHVVSKLPPANRDTLAFLMLHLLKVSRSPDCKMDIFNLSRVFGPTLVGHSSANPTPLAIMEDTPRQCKVVARLLSLPPDFWRGIVGTEQENLVPTPAPGGEREPFFCPVASPEPKLGQLSPAGTCCLPSTLQSCVGTAAQPLQGPAPRKVGRFFPSPV from the exons GATGGGCGTCGGGCCCGGGAGCAGCTGGCCCGTGTGGAGGCCGAGCGGGCAGCGCTGGAGGTGAAGCTCAAGCATGCCCGCAACCAGGTGGAGGTGGAGATGAAAAAGCGGCACCGAGCAGAGGCTGAGCTGGAGAAGCAG GAGCGCAAACTTCAGCTGGTCTTTGAGTTCCTGATGCGGGAGCCATGGGGCAGTGGGGCGCTGAGTGgggagcagggctccatccTCAGCACCCTGGCCAGCTGGCGCCTTGGGGCGGCCCTGGCACCAGGCAGGAG GTCATCTGTGGTGGACGAGTCATGTCAGTCCCTCCTGTCCCACTCAGACATCAGCTATGACCGCACTGAGGATGATGTG GATGTTGATACGACGGTGGTGCGGACCCTGAAGCGCAAAGCCCAGGAGAGGCAG CGTGTGTCCCTGGCCCCTCAGATCGGCCCTGTGGTCGTGGCGAAGCGGCACCGGTCTTCCATGGTACCCCACAACACT CAGGCGAGTGTCCCCCCTGTGCCTGCTCCTGATGAGGTCCCAGgccctgctggcagcctcctgcccactgcTTTGGTGCCACGCCGCTGCTCTCGCCAGGGACACCGTGTCTCCACACGTGCAG AGCTGACCATGGTATGTGGCACCAGTGAGGATCCAGGCAGCTGTGCCCCAGCTCAGGAGAGTCACACCGAGGGCGGCTCCACTGGGCAGCCAGTGCCAGCCCCCTTCCCCTCACCTCCACAGGGCCTGCCGCCACTCCAGCACAAGTTCACCTCCAAAACG GTGATCCGCCCTGGGCCGTGTGGTGTCTGTGGCTCCCGCCTTCGCTTTGGGAAAGCTGCTGTCAAGTGCCGCcagtgccagctgctgctgcaccccaAGTGCCGGGAGCAGTGCCCCAGCCCCTGTGTGCCCCGGCCTCACCACCATGCCTGGCCCCGTGAG GGTGTGCTGGCTGACTTCGCCCCTGCCACACCGCCCCTGGTGCCCACACTGGTGGTGCAGTGTGTGACTGAGGTGGAGACACGAGGCTTGACAGAG ACAGGGCTGTACAGGGTGCCAGGTGCAGAGCAGCTGGTGCGGGAGTggaagcagaggctgctgcgGGCTGGAGGTGCACTGCCTGCCCTTAGGAGCGTGGCTGACATCCACGTGGTGTGTGGAGTGCTCAAGGACTTTCTGCGGGGGCTCAAGGAGCCGCTGGTCACCTTCAGCCTCCACCCTGCCTTCTTGGAGGCTGCTG ACATCATCGACgatgctgcctgcagcacagccctgtgccaTGTTGTGAGCAAGCTGCCCCCAGCCAACAGAGACACCCTGGCTTTCCTCATGCTGCACCTCCTCAA AGTGTCACGCAGCCCTGACTGCAAGATGGACATCTTCAACCTGTCCCGTGTGTTTGGTCCCACGCTGGTGGGACACAGCTCTGCCAACCCCACACCGCTCGCCATCATGGAGGACACACCACGGCAGTGCAAG gtgGTGGCTCGGCTCCTCTCACTGCCGCCTGACTTCTGGAGAGGCATTGTTGGGACAGAGCAGGAGAACCTGGTGCCAACACCAGCCCCAGGGGGTGAACGCG AGCCGTTCTTCTGTCCCGTTGCCTCCCCAGAACCGAAGTTGGGCCAGCTGAGCCCAGCTGGcacctgctgcctccccagcaccctgcagagcTGCGTGGGCACGGCTGCCCAGCCCCT GCAGGGGCCAGCCCCAAGAAAGGTGGGTCggttcttcccttctccagtgTAG